In one window of Dokdonia sp. PRO95 DNA:
- a CDS encoding isoaspartyl peptidase/L-asparaginase: MKKLVFGIISCLLIMSCDMPVKEKASKEVENTIPADQKFGLVIHGGAGTILKKNMTDSLEKAYRLKLEEATKAGHKILADGGTSMEAVTAAINIMEDSPLFNAGKGAVFTHDGTNELDASVMDGKTLNAGAISGVTTVKNPIDLAVAVMDKSEHVMLSAKGAEQFAKEQGLEIVDPSYFYTERRFQSLQKIIDKEKTQLDHDGDKKVAFMDPYIKDSKFGTVGCAALDKYGNLAAGTSTGGMTNKRYNRIGDAPIIGSGTYANNATCAVSSTGWGEFFIRAQVAHDISAMMEYKGVTLQEAASEVIQEKVPALGGDGGIVAIDKDGNVAMEFNTAGMYRAHMNATGDLDIKIYKNN, from the coding sequence ATGAAAAAATTAGTTTTTGGCATTATTTCATGTCTTTTAATAATGTCTTGTGACATGCCAGTTAAAGAAAAAGCTTCTAAGGAAGTTGAAAATACTATTCCCGCAGATCAAAAATTTGGTCTTGTTATACATGGAGGAGCTGGTACTATTCTTAAAAAGAATATGACAGATTCACTAGAAAAAGCATATCGTCTTAAGCTGGAAGAAGCTACAAAGGCCGGTCATAAAATTCTAGCCGATGGTGGAACTAGTATGGAAGCCGTAACAGCAGCTATAAATATTATGGAAGACAGTCCTTTATTTAATGCAGGAAAAGGTGCGGTTTTTACACATGATGGTACAAATGAGCTTGACGCAAGTGTAATGGATGGTAAGACGCTTAATGCTGGAGCCATCTCTGGAGTAACAACAGTAAAAAATCCTATTGATCTTGCAGTAGCGGTTATGGATAAATCTGAGCATGTGATGTTGAGCGCAAAAGGAGCAGAGCAATTTGCAAAAGAGCAAGGACTAGAAATTGTAGATCCTTCTTATTTCTATACAGAAAGACGCTTCCAGTCATTGCAGAAAATTATAGATAAAGAAAAAACACAACTCGACCACGATGGTGATAAGAAGGTTGCATTTATGGATCCTTATATAAAGGACAGTAAATTTGGAACCGTAGGTTGTGCGGCGTTAGATAAGTATGGCAACCTTGCTGCAGGAACTTCTACAGGAGGAATGACTAATAAACGATATAATCGCATAGGTGATGCTCCTATTATAGGTTCTGGAACGTATGCAAATAATGCTACGTGTGCGGTAAGTAGTACAGGATGGGGAGAATTTTTTATAAGAGCTCAGGTAGCTCATGATATTTCGGCAATGATGGAATATAAAGGAGTAACACTTCAAGAAGCTGCTAGCGAAGTCATTCAAGAAAAAGTTCCAGCTTTAGGTGGCGATGGAGGAATTGTAGCGATAGATAAGGATGGAAATGTAGCTATGGAATTCAATACTGCTGGAATGTATCGTGCGCATATGAATGCTACTGGGGATCTAGACATCAAAATTTACAAGAATAATTAA
- a CDS encoding GNAT family N-acetyltransferase has protein sequence MTYHIETEHLILREVRIEDTGNMYRLDSDALVHQYLGKNPIKCMGKARAYVDYIRMQYETYGIGRWAAIEKSSGDWIGWTGLKYNFEQEMNGHTNFYDIGYRFMPEYWGKGYATESSIAARDYFFEHFPNTKLCGMAELGNKASCRVLEKIGLERKNNFIYEAQQVKLAWFEKMP, from the coding sequence ATGACCTACCATATAGAAACAGAACACCTAATCTTACGCGAGGTGCGTATAGAAGATACGGGAAACATGTATCGACTAGATAGCGATGCCTTAGTGCATCAATATCTAGGTAAAAATCCTATTAAATGTATGGGTAAGGCAAGGGCGTATGTAGATTATATACGTATGCAATATGAAACTTACGGTATAGGACGCTGGGCAGCGATAGAGAAAAGTAGTGGAGACTGGATAGGGTGGACAGGACTTAAATATAACTTTGAGCAGGAAATGAATGGCCACACTAATTTTTATGATATTGGCTATCGTTTTATGCCTGAGTATTGGGGTAAAGGTTATGCAACCGAATCTTCAATTGCGGCAAGAGATTACTTTTTTGAACATTTTCCAAATACAAAACTCTGCGGCATGGCAGAGTTAGGGAATAAAGCATCTTGCAGAGTACTAGAAAAGATAGGCCTCGAGCGCAAGAATAATTTTATATATGAAGCCCAACAAGTAAAACTCGCCTGGTTTGAAAAAATGCCATAA